The proteins below come from a single Sphingomonas carotinifaciens genomic window:
- a CDS encoding copper resistance system multicopper oxidase, which translates to MVKLTRRGFLGAAGAVAVPGWAQSVSAGIAAPLPTVAGEAITLTVAHQMMQVDGRAMHGIGINGSVPAPLIRLRQGQTARLTVDNRLDEETSLHWHGLLVPFQMDGVPGISFPGIPARSRFTYEFPVIQAGTYWYHSHSGLQEQMGLYGPIVIDPEEADPVAFDREHVIVLSDHSAMHPHAIFARLKAQGGYFNYQKQTLAGLIAGRDQSAGERWMWGGMRMDPSDVSDVTGSTYTYLVNGHGPADNWTALFSRGERVRLRIVNASAMTIFNVRIPGLKLTVVQADGQDVRPVAVDEFQIAVAETYDVIVEPDAAMAYTLVAEAWDRSGMARATLAPRVGMAAAVPALRRRPLATMKDMGMGMDHAASAAPCAPEHAAMGHCAGGNGAGGHGAPAPMRHAMRDFANAPELPRTPTVQTVAPMPVDRTGEPPQGLADAGHRVLVYRDLVALGRNPDVRVPSRALRIHLTGNMERYMWAFDGVKLNKVKAPIPFRHGERVRVTLVNDTMMAHPIHLHGHFFELVTGHGDHAPRKHTVNVAPGGTVTFDLTADAVGDWAFHCHLLYHMHAGMMQVVTVRHDATMEHGA; encoded by the coding sequence ATGGTGAAGCTGACCCGCCGGGGCTTTCTGGGTGCGGCCGGTGCGGTGGCGGTGCCCGGCTGGGCGCAATCGGTGTCGGCAGGGATCGCCGCGCCCTTGCCGACGGTAGCGGGCGAGGCGATCACCCTGACGGTCGCGCACCAGATGATGCAGGTCGACGGACGCGCCATGCACGGCATCGGCATCAACGGCAGCGTGCCGGCGCCGCTGATCCGGCTGCGGCAGGGGCAGACGGCGCGGCTGACCGTGGACAACCGGCTGGACGAGGAAACCTCGCTGCACTGGCACGGGCTGCTGGTGCCGTTCCAGATGGACGGGGTGCCGGGGATCAGCTTTCCCGGCATTCCGGCCCGCAGCCGCTTCACCTACGAATTTCCCGTCATCCAGGCGGGCACATACTGGTATCACAGCCATTCGGGGTTGCAGGAGCAGATGGGGCTGTACGGCCCGATCGTGATCGATCCCGAGGAGGCGGATCCGGTCGCGTTCGACCGAGAGCATGTGATCGTGCTGTCCGACCATAGCGCGATGCATCCGCACGCGATCTTCGCCAGGCTGAAGGCGCAAGGGGGGTATTTCAACTATCAGAAGCAGACACTGGCCGGGCTGATCGCGGGACGCGACCAGTCGGCGGGCGAGCGGTGGATGTGGGGCGGGATGCGCATGGACCCCAGCGACGTGTCCGACGTGACGGGGTCGACCTACACCTATCTGGTCAACGGCCATGGACCGGCGGACAACTGGACCGCGCTGTTTTCGCGCGGAGAGCGGGTGCGGCTGCGCATCGTGAACGCCAGCGCGATGACGATCTTCAACGTGCGCATTCCCGGGCTGAAGCTGACGGTGGTGCAGGCGGACGGGCAGGATGTGCGCCCCGTCGCGGTGGACGAGTTCCAGATCGCGGTGGCCGAAACCTATGACGTGATCGTCGAGCCGGATGCGGCGATGGCCTATACGCTGGTGGCCGAAGCGTGGGACCGGTCCGGCATGGCGCGGGCGACGCTGGCGCCGCGGGTGGGCATGGCGGCGGCGGTGCCGGCGCTGCGCCGGCGGCCGCTGGCGACGATGAAGGACATGGGGATGGGCATGGATCACGCGGCGTCCGCCGCGCCCTGCGCGCCCGAGCATGCGGCGATGGGGCACTGCGCAGGTGGAAATGGCGCGGGTGGGCATGGCGCCCCCGCGCCGATGCGCCATGCGATGCGCGACTTCGCCAACGCGCCCGAACTGCCGCGCACGCCGACGGTGCAGACGGTGGCGCCGATGCCGGTGGACCGCACGGGCGAGCCGCCGCAAGGGCTGGCGGATGCCGGGCACCGGGTGCTGGTCTATCGCGATCTGGTCGCGCTGGGCCGCAATCCTGACGTGCGGGTGCCGTCGCGCGCGCTGCGCATCCACCTGACCGGCAACATGGAACGCTATATGTGGGCGTTCGACGGGGTGAAGCTTAACAAGGTCAAGGCGCCGATCCCGTTCCGGCATGGCGAACGGGTGCGGGTGACACTGGTCAACGACACGATGATGGCGCACCCCATCCACCTGCACGGCCATTTCTTCGAATTGGTCACGGGGCACGGCGACCATGCTCCGCGCAAGCATACGGTGAATGTGGCGCCGGGGGGCACGGTGACCTTCGACCTGACCGCGGATGCGGTGGGCGACTGGGCGTTCCACTGCCACCTGCTCTACCACATGCATGCCGGCATGATGCAGGTGGTGACGGTCCGGCATGATGCCACGATGGAGC
- the nth gene encoding endonuclease III yields the protein MKKADVVEFYARLAEANPHPETELEFVNPYTLVVAVALSAQATDAGVNRATRGLFATVDTPARMLELGEAGLKEQIKTIGLFNTKAKNVIALSQMLVDEYGGEVPADRDALERLPGVGRKTANVVMNVAFGAETFAVDTHIFRVGNRTGLARGKTPLAVELKLDKATPQPFRLHAHHWLILHGRYVCKARRPECWRCIVADLCAYKPKTPTPEAAGTKSA from the coding sequence GTGAAAAAGGCCGACGTCGTCGAGTTCTACGCGCGGCTGGCGGAGGCGAACCCGCATCCCGAGACCGAGCTGGAGTTCGTCAATCCCTACACGCTGGTCGTTGCGGTCGCGCTGTCCGCGCAGGCGACCGATGCGGGGGTGAACCGTGCGACGCGCGGCCTGTTCGCCACCGTCGATACGCCGGCCCGGATGCTGGAACTGGGCGAGGCGGGGTTGAAGGAGCAGATCAAGACGATCGGCCTGTTCAACACCAAGGCCAAGAACGTCATCGCGCTGTCGCAGATGCTGGTCGACGAGTATGGCGGCGAGGTGCCGGCGGATCGCGATGCGCTGGAACGGTTGCCCGGCGTCGGGCGCAAGACCGCGAATGTGGTGATGAACGTGGCGTTCGGGGCGGAAACCTTTGCGGTGGACACGCATATCTTTCGCGTCGGCAACCGCACCGGGCTGGCGCGCGGCAAGACGCCGTTGGCGGTGGAGCTGAAGCTGGACAAGGCGACGCCGCAGCCCTTTCGCCTGCACGCGCATCACTGGCTGATCCTGCACGGCCGCTATGTGTGCAAGGCGCGGCGGCCGGAATGCTGGCGCTGCATCGTCGCCGACCTGTGCGCGTACAAGCCCAAGACGCCGACGCCGGAGGCGGCCGGCACGAAATCGGCATGA
- the dapB gene encoding 4-hydroxy-tetrahydrodipicolinate reductase, with amino-acid sequence MTAIGIYGSAGRMGRAIADLIEVEGATLAGGADSRDDPLPLARAADVLVDFSTAGALDAHLAAARTAGTAIVIGTTGLSAQQHAAIDAAAAEIAVLQTGNTSLGVTLLSILVREAAARLGADWDIEVLEMHHRHKVDAPSGTALLLGEAAAAGRGTSLSELRVDGRAGLVGARTEGTIGMASLRGGSVVGDHSVIFASEGERIELNHRADARSIFAKGAVRAALWLAGQAPGRYRMGDVLGL; translated from the coding sequence ATGACCGCGATCGGCATCTATGGCAGCGCCGGGCGGATGGGCCGCGCGATCGCCGACCTGATCGAAGTGGAAGGCGCGACGCTGGCCGGTGGGGCCGATTCGCGTGACGACCCCTTGCCGCTGGCGCGCGCCGCCGACGTGCTGGTCGATTTTTCCACCGCCGGTGCGCTCGACGCGCATCTGGCGGCGGCGCGCACCGCCGGGACCGCGATCGTGATCGGCACGACGGGGCTGAGCGCGCAGCAGCATGCCGCGATCGATGCGGCGGCGGCCGAGATCGCGGTGTTGCAGACCGGCAATACCTCGCTGGGCGTCACGCTGTTGTCGATCCTGGTGCGCGAGGCCGCAGCGCGGCTGGGCGCGGACTGGGATATCGAGGTGCTGGAAATGCACCACCGCCACAAGGTGGATGCGCCGTCGGGTACCGCGCTGTTGCTGGGCGAGGCGGCGGCGGCGGGACGGGGCACGAGCTTGAGCGAACTGCGCGTCGACGGGCGGGCGGGCCTCGTTGGCGCACGGACCGAGGGGACGATCGGCATGGCGTCGTTGCGCGGCGGATCGGTGGTCGGCGATCACAGCGTGATCTTCGCCAGCGAGGGCGAGCGGATCGAATTGAACCACCGTGCCGATGCGCGCTCGATCTTTGCCAAGGGCGCGGTGCGCGCCGCGCTGTGGCTGGCAGGGCAGGCGCCGGGGCGGTATCGCATGGGCGACGTGCTGGGCCTGTGA